The following are from one region of the Euleptes europaea isolate rEulEur1 chromosome 11, rEulEur1.hap1, whole genome shotgun sequence genome:
- the LOC130484273 gene encoding zinc finger protein 157-like gives MAEWTPAQAWEWDVEPQHLAPFQPPALFEQTAEREIYPTAEISLWTVVAAIQAVERKVDSYATRLLNLEGRTATAEKKIFECEKTELEFSNHVAALGTLIQEYGMLQRRLENMENLLKNRNFWILRLPLGPRGEVPKVPVTFDDDAVSFSTQEWARLEEWQKELYKNITKGHYEPLVSLDSAICKAGNLPTTERAEVPHVTNQEFLEERAFPTDLRTEAESLTSKEDLLSWIKQEEPPGKGKWEPQREIPPDLSYDDSTMIKSEEQNLGVAPKALPPSHGMLSGTPGEDVFQVPKPEVNGERQPTAPPAQRLEEPPQGDKSCRGPEAAQPEACLKAEPSQCVKCQEGFSCEQQFSLHQRIHAGEEMYGESVLSSLEPGAQQLPDPYACADYKGSFGEQPFPQTAARPYVCSLCPKSFRLKTSLLIHQKTHTMGKSESAFVCPECGCGFSHQGQLTRHQAIHADRPHQCSECHKAFNRKSSLVVHLKTHRERPRPFQCPQCHKTFIRKQHLDDHTRTHTGEKPYQCPECEKRFAEKSKLTNHYRIHTGERPYRCGQCDKRFVRAHHLVKHQSSVHQAGAKLYSCRECGQSFSHAQAFVSHQASHANGERRHCCGECLKTFARRKYLLEHQRMHTGENPYACPHCGKRFRYKQSLKQHLRVHGDQPPPGTEQGPALGSAAEKLPLSPANPSSGT, from the exons ATGGCTGAGTGGACTCCTGCCCAG GCTTGGGAATGGGACGTGGAGCCCCAGCACCTGGCGCCTTTCCAGCCCCCTGCCCTCTTTGAGCAGACTGCCGAAAGGGAGATCTACCCGACAGCCGAGATCTCCCTTTGGACGGTGGTGGCTGCCATCCAGGCGGTGGAGAGGAAGGTGGATTCCTATGCCACACGGCTGCTGAACCTAGAAGGGAGGACAGCCACCGCGGAAAAGAAGATCTTTGAGTGTGAGAAAACGGAGCTGGAGTTCAGCAACCACGTGGCTGCCCTGGGAACCCTGATCCAGGAGTACGGGATGCTGCAGAGGAGGCTGGAGAACATGGAGAACCTGCTCAAGAACCGGAACTTCTGGATCCTGAGGCTGCCCCTGGGCCCGAGGGGAGAGGTCCCCAAG GTCCCAGTGACCTTTGACGACGACGCGGTCAGCTTCTCCACGCAGGAGTGGGCCCGTCTGGAGGAGTGGCAGAAGGAGCTCTACAAGAACATCACCAAAGGCCACTACGAGCCGTTGGTCTCTCTGg ATTCTGCCATTTGCAAAGCCGGTAACCTGCCCACAACGGAGCGAGCGGAAGTGCCCCATGTCACGAATCAGGagttcctggaggaaagggccttCCCCACAGATCTCAGGACAG AAGCGGAGTCTTTGACTTCCAAAGAAGATCTTTTATCCTGGATCAAGCAAGAAGAACCGCCTGGGAAAGGCAAGTGGGAACCGCAGAGAGAGATCCCCCCCGATCTCAGCTATG atGACAGCACCATGATCAAAAGCGAGGAGCAGAATCTCGGAGTGGCTCCGAAAGCCCTCCCACCAAGCCACGGGATGCTATCTGGGACTCCTGGGGAGGACGTTTTCCAGGTCCCCAAGCCAGAAGTGAACGGCGAGAGACAGCCAACTGCCCCTCCTGCCCAACGGCTGGAGGAACCCCCCCAGGGCGACAAAAGCTGCCGCGGCCCGGAAGCAGCCCAGCCGGAAGCCTGCCTCAAAGCGGAGCCCTCCCAGTGCGTCAAGTGCCAAGAGGGCTTCTCTTGTGAGCAACAGTTTTCCTTGCACCAGAGAATCCACGCTGGAGAGGAGATGTACGGGGAAAGTGTCCTGTCATCGCTCGAACCTGGCGCCCAGCAGCTACCAGACCCCTACGCGTGCGCAGactacaaagggagctttggcgaACAGCCCTTCCCCCAAACAGCGGCGCGGCCGTACGTCTGCTCCCTGTGCCCCAAGAGTTTCCGGCTCAAGACCAGCCTGTTGATCCACCAGAAGACGCACACCATGGGGAAAAGCGAGAGCGCGTTCGTGTGCCCCGAATGCGGGTGCGGCTTCAGCCACCAGGGCCAGCTCACCCGGCACCAGGCCATACACGCCGACCGGCCACACCAGTGCTCGGAGTGCCACAAGGCCTTCAACCGCAAGTCCAGCCTGGTGGTCCACCTGAAAACCCACCGAGAGAGACCCCGGCCCTTCCAGTGCCCACAGTGCCACAAAACCTTCATCCGCAAGCAGCACCTGGATGACCACACCCGGACCCACACCGGCGAGAAGCCGTACCAGTGCCCCGAGTGTGAGAAGCGCTTCGCCGAGAAGTCCAAGCTGACCAACCACTACCGCATCCACACTGGCGAGCGCCCATACCGCTGCGGCCAGTGCGACAAGCGCTTTGTGCGAGCGCACCACCTGGTGAAGCACCAGAGCAGTGTCCACCAGGCCGGGGCGAAGCTGTACTCGTGCCGGGAGTGCGGGCAGAGCTTCAGCCACGCGCAGGCCTTCGTCAGCCACCAGGCCAGCCACGCCAACGGGGAGAGGCGGCACTGCTGTGGCGAGTGCCTCAAGACCTTCGCCCGTAGGAAGTACCTGCTGGAGCACCAGCGCATGCACACGGGGGAGAACCCCTACGCCTGCCCCCACTGCGGAAAGCGCTTCCGCTACAAGCAGTCGCTCAAGCAGCACCTGCGGGTGCACGGCGACCAGCCGCCCCCTGGCACGGAGCAGGGCCCGGCACTGGGCAGCGCGGCTGAGAAACTGCCTCTCTCTCCGGCCAACCCTTCCAGCGGCACCTGA